DNA from Aliarcobacter butzleri:
AAACATATAATACTAATTTAGTTGAAGAAAATAGAATAATTAAACTTTTAAAAGAGTGTAAAAATGATTATATAACTATAGGTGAGATATTAACAGGTAATAATATTAAGTTAAATTGCTATTTACTTAAAAATAATGAATATTCTACTTTTGCTTTTTGCAATCTTTTTATGTTAGATAGATTAAATATTGATGAAAGTTATGCAAAACAATTTTTAGAACTTTTATCACAACAATTCTTGGATATTATTTTTAGTCATTTAAAGAATCTATTTTATCAAAATGATTTAGTAAACAAAATATATTATATATTGAATTTTATTTGTGATAAATATGTCAATTACTATTATAGAACTAATTCATATGGATTACTTTATACTTTTGAGTTATTTTTGAAGAAACTATTAGAAAGTGAAATAAAAACTTCAAATTATCAAAAAGAAGAGATTTTTTCAATTGTAATTAAAGATTTGATTGAAAAACAAATATTAGAACTTGAAGAAAAAGAAAGTTTTGATAAAAAGAATTATTTTTTATTATCGTACTACTTAAAAGGTATTGGTAGATTAATAAAAGTTAAAAATTTTGATGCTCTTAATTATCAAGAGAAAATAAGCAATAGTATTTTAGATAATTTGAAGAAGTCTTTGTCAAATATTACAAATGACAAAAGAGTATATATAGACTTTCCTTTTTTAGAAAATATAGACTTTTCATTGTTCTTTTTATCATCAAATAATAAAGATGATGTATGGTTAAAGATATTTGACTTAGAGTCGGTTATTAAAGGTCTTAATAGTACAAATGTTTACATTTTTAAACAACTATCAAAATTTTATCTTAAAATTTTATTTCAAATTTTTAAAAAAACACAAAATATAAAAGTTGAAAAATGTATTAATGAAATAATAATAAAACTTGGTTTTAAAGTGGATTTTTCAATAATAAAATTTGATGATAATTTTGAAATATTGAATGAATATTTAGAGCTTTTAAATTTATTTACTAAAGAACATTTTGAAGCGTTTGTAAATCAAATATGTGAATCTTATGAACTAAGTATCCTCCTTCAATTATTAAGTTCATCTATTTTAGAAGAGAGAAAAGAGTTTATCAAAAAGAAATTGAACAGAATGATACAAGAAGAAATTGATGCTGATAAATTAAGTTACAATGATTTGAAAATAGGAATATTATATGCTCTTGATAATAATTTTCTAATACTTGCTAATAAATTGGAAGAAATTTATAAAAAAAGATTTGAGTCAAGTGGTAGTAACAGTTTTATGAAAAAGTTTCAAAATGAGTTTAATGAAGTAGTTTGTAAAAAAGATTTACTTGAAATATTAGATAATAAAGATTTAAAAATAAAAGAAAAATTTGAAAAATTAAACAATTATAAAATACCAATAGATAATAAAACAGTTTTTCTAACAGAATCAAGATATTCTGAATGTGAGAATTTTAAAGAGTTTATAAGAGCTTTAATCTTTTTTGATAATAAAGAATATGATAAAGCATATAGAATATTAAAAGTTTTATGTGAGAAAGAATTAACATCAAATTACTTAATAAATATGGTTAACTCATATTTTAATTTATATAAAGAAGATGAAAACAAAGTAGTAAAGTTTGAATATATATTAAATATATTTGAAGAAAAACATAAATTATTTCAACCTTATATAAAATCAATATATGAATATCAAGTTTTAATTTATGGATATACAATAACTAAAAACATTAGTAAATTATCACAGTTAATAAAAGATATGCCAAAACAATATGATTTAGATTTTGATATTTTTAAATATAAGTATGAGTTTTTTAAAGAGAATAGTCAAGAGTTTATTGCAAAAAAATATTTAGGAGAATTTAAAAAGTTTTATGAAAATAATGTAAATATTTTAAAGAAAGTACAAGAATTAGAAGAAGAATTAAATTCTCATACTAGAATGGAAATGGAAAACAATTTTGACGTAAGAATAAGTTTTGATTCTTTAACTTTAAGTGAAAAAGAAGCTAAAAAATATTGGAATCAGATTAAAGATATGGATTTAGATAAACAATCTCAAATATTTTCTAATAAACTTGATAGTGAAGAATTTATTATTTATATTATGGAACAAATATCAAGTGAACTTTTGGAAAGAAAAGTAAATATTTTAAGAAATATAAAGAATAATATTACTATTGAAATAGAAAATATAATTAATGATTGGGTTTCTTCATTATTGAAGCAAAGAATGAATTTTTTAGATTGGAAAGTTTTAGCTGAATCAAGAGGTGGTGAAAACTTAAATGGTAATGTTGGAGAAAGAGATATTATCGTTTATAATAAAAATGGTGATAAATTATTTTTATTTGAAGCTTTTAGATTGTTTGGGTGTGATACCACGACTATTAAAACTCATATGAATAAATTAGATGGATACAATGCAGATGGTTCAAAACTGATGATTGTAATAATGGTTTATACTTACTATAACAATTTTGTTGAACTTTGTTCTTCTTATGAAAGTTATTTAAAAACTTTTAATTATAATGGTTTTAAAAAGATAGGAATTATTAAAGAACATTGTTTTGAAAATATTGAAACAACACCAACAAAAATTAAATTATTAAAAGAAGTAAGAATTCAGAATGAAAAAGAAGTAGCTATATATCACTATCTTTTAGATTTCTATTCTAAAAAGGAATAAAAAATTGAAAGCAATAACATTAAATTTAGCCGTTAAAGATATAAAAGAAACTATAAAGTATTACAAAGAAAACTTTGATTTTGAAGTACAAATGCTAGTTGATGAATCAAAAACTATTTTTGATACACAAATCAAAGAAGAGTTAAACTATGTTTGGGCGATGATACATAAAGATAATGTTTCTTTGATGCTTCAAAGCATTGAAAGTTTGAAAGAAGATGTAGGAGAATTTTTTCAAAATCTTGGCGCTTCTTTGACTATGTATATCGAAGTTGAAAATGTAGATGAGTTATATTTAAAAATAAAAGATAAAGTAACTATCTATAAAGAAATCGAAACTACTTGGTACGGGCAAAAAGAGTTTTATATAAAAGATATAAATGGTTATATTTTAGGATTTACAAGCAAAAATAGTTGAATTTATAGTTACATTATTCTTCAAAAAACTTTTTAATATCAACATCTAAAACTTTAGCAATTTTTGCAAGATGTTTGATATTGAAATGATGTTTGTTTTTTCTAATTTCTGCTCGACCAAGATACGCGCCACCGCTCATACCTATTTCTAAAGCTAACTGCATTTGAGTTAGACCTTTTTGTTCTCTATACTTTTTTACATTTAATGAAACAATATCCAAGATTTTCTCACCATAATTTTCCAATTCCAAATCATTCATTTTATATTTCCTAACGATATATATATTTAAGTTGTTGATAATATACTCTTTGATATGATTTATTCAACGATATATATATCTTATAAAAGGAAAAAATGAACTCTAAAATAAAATCAGAATATTTTCCAATTTTTGAAATATTAATTTCATCTAATAATTCAAAAAAATTAAGTGATATTTTAAAAATATTTCATAAGATAGTTGAAAAAAAGTATATAGATAAAGATATATTCAATTATTTTTTAAAAAGTGAGACTTTTAGAGAATATATGAATAAATATTTAAAATTAGAACAAATCGATATTGATGATATAGATGAATATATAATCAAGAATTAGTAAATTTTACTTTCGATAAAATATTCAAAAAATGAAAAATAAAGTAGAAAAATGAAAAATAAATTATATTTAATGTGTGGGAAAATGGCATCTGGAAAATCTACATTATCAAAAAAACTAGCAAAAGAAAATAATGCAATACTATTGAGTGAGGATGAAATACTAAAAAAACTTTATCCAAATGAGATAAAAACTATTGAAGATTATATAAAATATTCTTCAAGACTAAAAAATATGCTAAGAGAACATATAATCGAGCTTTTAAAAAAAGAAAATAGTGTTGTTTTAGATTTTCCTGCAAATACAATCAATCAAAGAGATTGGTTTAAAAAGATTATTGAAGAGGCAAATATAGAACATGAAATGTTTTATGTAAAAAGAAGTGATGAAATATGTAAAAATCAATTAAAAAAAAGAAATGAAAACTTATCTAAAGATGAGCCTTTGATTGATGAAGCTACATTTGATGCAATTACAAAATATTTTCAAGAACCAAATGATAATGAAGATTTTAATATAATCTATTGTTAGAAATAAAATTTAAAAGGAAAAGACGATGAATACTCTATTTTAATTCAAGGATAAAATCTAAAAATTACAATTATCCTTGATACTCAAACCGCAAAAATCAAGGAATTTTATGCAACATTTACAAATAAACAATCTTACATTTAAATATCAAGATACAGATATTTTTACAAATTTAAATCTCAGTTTTGAACCTTTTTCTTGGAATTGTATAGTTGGAAATAATGGTTCAGGAAAAACAACACTTTTAAAACTTATTGCAAAAAAAATCAAACCAGAAAGTGGAAACATAGTTGGAAATGATTTGGTCTATTATTGCGAACAAAATCTCGATAAAACTCCTGATGGTTTTGAAGAGTTTATATATACTTTCAATAGTA
Protein-coding regions in this window:
- a CDS encoding VOC family protein, with the protein product MKAITLNLAVKDIKETIKYYKENFDFEVQMLVDESKTIFDTQIKEELNYVWAMIHKDNVSLMLQSIESLKEDVGEFFQNLGASLTMYIEVENVDELYLKIKDKVTIYKEIETTWYGQKEFYIKDINGYILGFTSKNS
- a CDS encoding helix-turn-helix domain-containing protein; the encoded protein is MNDLELENYGEKILDIVSLNVKKYREQKGLTQMQLALEIGMSGGAYLGRAEIRKNKHHFNIKHLAKIAKVLDVDIKKFFEE
- a CDS encoding AAA family ATPase; protein product: MKNKLYLMCGKMASGKSTLSKKLAKENNAILLSEDEILKKLYPNEIKTIEDYIKYSSRLKNMLREHIIELLKKENSVVLDFPANTINQRDWFKKIIEEANIEHEMFYVKRSDEICKNQLKKRNENLSKDEPLIDEATFDAITKYFQEPNDNEDFNIIYC